Part of the Spinacia oleracea cultivar Varoflay chromosome 5, BTI_SOV_V1, whole genome shotgun sequence genome, TAAAGCTTTCCATATGGCCTTATTTATGATTTCTTTTAGAACAGTTATTTTTGTCATGGTGTCATGTTGACCTTACTTAAAAATTGCATAATGCACATATTTAATCTCAACCGTTCCAACTTAACCAGTTAAATACAACCACAAGCTTTTGCTTGCCGATATCTTTGTTTTTCATTACCATCAAAAGAAGATAAAATTcatcaaacaaaaagaaactggCGAGGCATTGACCATGCTACGCCGTGGGATTCCCTTTTTGTCGGAAGTTCAATTTTTGATTGTTTGTTTGTATGGGGTATTCTTTGAAGTGTTGTTCATTCTTTCAGTTGGTAACTGGGGCAGTTGTTTTACGTAGCAGGAAATGGTTCTGAAAGCAAGATTCCACCTAGTAGTCATTCAATTGCTGAAATTATTGCCAGTATCCAGAGAAGTAAGACTGGAATACAAGACTGGAGCCTTGCTGATCTCACAATTGGACTGTACCTTATGTATCTTCGTCAAGCATCTGCAACTCCACATGAAGATGTCAAGGGTGCTCAAATCACCTCCGAATCCGTGGTAATTTTAGAATTAATGTCTttatataaatttaaattatgttaatCAACCAATACACCAGTTGCTGCAAGATTCACACTAAGCTGTTCTATTTTTGTTTGTGTTCTATTTTTGTTTGTATTAAGATTATTAACTATCTCTCTTCTTGATGCTTATGTGAACTAGGTAGAAGACCTTATATATCACTTGGAATTAGCTAGAGGATCGTATAGGGACACACCTGCAGGCCTCGCCAGATTAAGCATGCTTCGAGAAAGTAATATCCTGAAATTTATCAGGAATTCCAGCGTGATGAGACCTGGCTATTACATCGGTATCGATCCGCGCAGAAAACTTGTAATTCTTGGCATTCGTGGAACTCATACAGTATATGACCTTGTAACTGATATTGTGTCAACAAGTGATGGAGATGTCACCTTCGAAGGCTACTCAACCCACTTTGGTACTGCTGAAGCTGCTCGCTGGTTTCTGAATCATGAAATGGGAACGATAAAGAAGTGCTTGCATAAACACGAGGTTGGTGAAGCTTTTTCTGTAGCTCAATTTGATATCTGTTTTTTTTCTGAgttttttttaggattttttcatatttaacaCCTACAAAGTTTCACTTTTTTTTGTTTACCACCTTATAAGTTGGAATTTTACGCTTACCACCTAAAACTTATCAAATGTTTTATAATCACCACCACTTAATGGAATCCATCCAATTTACCATCCATGTGGGTCCCACTCAACTAACTACGTTGGTTTCACTCCTAACCCTGAACTTTGTAGGTGGTAAACATGAAAAAAGTGAAACTTTGTAGGTGGTAAATATCAAAAAAGTAATGAACATGTTTACATCTTACCTGCTCCGCTTTGTTATTTTGGCCTGATTCCCTTACAGGGTTATAGGTTGCGGTTGGTGGGGCATTCTCTTGGAGCTTCTACAGCTTCTTTATTGGCAATGATGCTTCGTAAAAAATCAGCCACAGAACTAGGATTTGATCCCAGTACTGTAACTGCTGTTGGGATTGCTCCTCCTCCTTGTGTGTCCAAAGAGCTTGCTGAAAGCTGCCGTGACTATGTCAGCACTGTTGTCATGCAGGTAGGCATTCTGGGATCATTAGGAGAGTCTTTTCCCACACGTTTTCAGAAGTAAATTATTTTAGAGTAATATCTGTCATCTTCTTGCAGGATGACATTGTTCCTCGGTTGAGTGTCGCTTCTTTGGCAAGGCTGAGAAATGAAATAATTCAAACCGACTTGTAAGCTACCGCCCCTATTTTCCAAAACTTCTGCCCTTATTTACCTTCCACCCTTATTTTCTTTGAGCGATTCTGACCTAAAATTTCCGTGACTGCAATTTAAGTAGTGGTGAGTTTTCTCTTTGCTTAATGTTATTTGGAAGAACTTTTTTTCTCTTGTTGGTGTCATCTAGGAAATGGTCTTGTCTATGTCAGTTTCTGAAAAAGCGCGTTTAAGGCGTGTCTAGGTAATAGGGTGTAAGCACTTTTTTAGTTCCAGGCGAGGCACACTTAAAGCGCCAGAGGCGCACTTCAGTCAAAATTTTGATCTTCATAAAGTGCGCCTCATTTCAACGAGACGCACTGAAGCGCGCCTAGGGGCAACAAGACCCTATCGCCTTGGTGCACCTTGAGCTTTTTTACGCTAACTCTTGTAAAAAggttttttcctttcttttaagAAATAGAAACACATTGAAAAGATTACAAAATTAGATCAGTAACTTAAACATTTTGAACCTTCTCTAACCTTGCCTATGGACTAATGGTGAGACCCATACTGAAATGATGTTGCTTTCCCTATAAAGAGATGTGCCAGAGGTTGCTGTTTTGTGGATCCTTATTTGAGCAATTAGTGAACCCTTTCGTTGCTAGGAAAGGGGTCATGGTTGTCGACAGATCAAAATCACCAGGCCTTTTGTTTGCAATTGAACCGGGTGACCCTCGTG contains:
- the LOC110784265 gene encoding uncharacterized protein isoform X2; amino-acid sequence: MSKRPELIDRTDFDRAVGKYSSDDDEVNDSKRKVELAWLTKALEPALQLCRWAFPGNGSESKIPPSSHSIAEIIASIQRSKTGIQDWSLADLTIGLYLMYLRQASATPHEDVKGAQITSESVVEDLIYHLELARGSYRDTPAGLARLSMLRESNILKFIRNSSVMRPGYYIGIDPRRKLVILGIRGTHTVYDLVTDIVSTSDGDVTFEGYSTHFGTAEAARWFLNHEMGTIKKCLHKHEGYRLRLVGHSLGASTASLLAMMLRKKSATELGFDPSTVTAVGIAPPPCVSKELAESCRDYVSTVVMQDDIVPRLSVASLARLRNEIIQTDLMSVLEKEDWKSAMELLMNAKLVMSSVQDVARKVADYANFRSKTNHSGILTSKDSLAGTDNPPISKPTAVIRTKQQNPALVQHEELFVPGTVYYLKRNPDTQTSISNNGSKAKEFFTLWKWPPGQHFQKILLSSNVISDHKCESHYNALRDVIKGLPISSSDDFIF
- the LOC110784265 gene encoding uncharacterized protein isoform X1 — translated: MATFSLRRILHQFDKHILKKHESYGMLVYGALTRYRSLSSKSESKGSCDMSKRPELIDRTDFDRAVGKYSSDDDEVNDSKRKVELAWLTKALEPALQLCRWAFPGNGSESKIPPSSHSIAEIIASIQRSKTGIQDWSLADLTIGLYLMYLRQASATPHEDVKGAQITSESVVEDLIYHLELARGSYRDTPAGLARLSMLRESNILKFIRNSSVMRPGYYIGIDPRRKLVILGIRGTHTVYDLVTDIVSTSDGDVTFEGYSTHFGTAEAARWFLNHEMGTIKKCLHKHEGYRLRLVGHSLGASTASLLAMMLRKKSATELGFDPSTVTAVGIAPPPCVSKELAESCRDYVSTVVMQDDIVPRLSVASLARLRNEIIQTDLMSVLEKEDWKSAMELLMNAKLVMSSVQDVARKVADYANFRSKTNHSGILTSKDSLAGTDNPPISKPTAVIRTKQQNPALVQHEELFVPGTVYYLKRNPDTQTSISNNGSKAKEFFTLWKWPPGQHFQKILLSSNVISDHKCESHYNALRDVIKGLPISSSDDFIF
- the LOC110784265 gene encoding uncharacterized protein isoform X3, with amino-acid sequence MIVSGRWNLHGLQRHLNLHYSFVGNGSESKIPPSSHSIAEIIASIQRSKTGIQDWSLADLTIGLYLMYLRQASATPHEDVKGAQITSESVVEDLIYHLELARGSYRDTPAGLARLSMLRESNILKFIRNSSVMRPGYYIGIDPRRKLVILGIRGTHTVYDLVTDIVSTSDGDVTFEGYSTHFGTAEAARWFLNHEMGTIKKCLHKHEGYRLRLVGHSLGASTASLLAMMLRKKSATELGFDPSTVTAVGIAPPPCVSKELAESCRDYVSTVVMQDDIVPRLSVASLARLRNEIIQTDLMSVLEKEDWKSAMELLMNAKLVMSSVQDVARKVADYANFRSKTNHSGILTSKDSLAGTDNPPISKPTAVIRTKQQNPALVQHEELFVPGTVYYLKRNPDTQTSISNNGSKAKEFFTLWKWPPGQHFQKILLSSNVISDHKCESHYNALRDVIKGLPISSSDDFIF